TTAGTTAGAATATCATATGCCtcttgtttgtgttttttatATGATGATCCATCATGAAATTGTAACTgggttttgaattttctccTTGGCTTGGCGTGATTATTGTAAACAGTCCCACGCAATCGACATTGTTCATTGGATTCGGGAGAAACTACTTCATTTATCGTTGTGTTAGTTCAAGTAGAATTCGACTAATTAAGACATTTATGCTCGATTAAGAGATTAGAAGTACAAATCTTCACCATTTTGGTGGGTGTTGTTAAGGAAATGAAGATCATGTTAGAATTAGGTTAGGGTTTTAGGGCGATGTGGGTGTCCAGGCGGGCTCTCCTGGAAAAGTGTAGTAGAGGGAGGTGGGTTTGTAGAACTGATGAGTGAGAGTGGCAGAGGCTGTGGggtctcttttatttttctttctttctaatgTTCACttcaatattgaaaaatatatgtgGATGGGTTAGGGTTACTCCCTTTCTTTCATGCCTTCCAATTATTTGAATGGTCTCGGCCCCGTAAACAGTTTGACGTGTTCATTCAATACTCGAGTTCATATTTTAAGACAAATTCTTGTTTACGATATAGATTGAGGTGATTTTAGATTGACAGATGGATCGTACAAttctaagtttctttttttgttttttcataaattttctatCGAGCAAGTCTAACATGGGaattattattacaaaataatattatattttaattaaggtTGATTAGGTTTAATGTAAATCTTAATCATATTGCTTTATGGCTCCGAAGTAATGAGTTGTCTGTATGTGGATCCCATTGAATAGTTGATATTTTGAAGGAGAGTCATCGGGCTTAACCTAGTTTTAAAAAGAGACCCTAATGGCTAATGCTAGGCAAGTAAGCCCAAAGTTATATATGAGTGTAGGCCCAATGAGGGCCCACCAGACAAGATTCTGATTCTTATTCCATGGAGGAACCTAATCATCCATCTATTACTCCTATATGTTCTTTGACAGATAGGCAATAAGCCCTTTTGTAAAGTTCTATCTTTTTCGTGAGAATTTTGCAACCGGTAgcgtttttttttagttcaacaatacAAGTCGTGggagtttaaatttttgacattttagttAGTTGATTATATAAGGCCTCTCGATGTCTACCGAACGAGATAGGAGGATGAAAAGTCTTCTTCCTATTTCAATCTCGATCTCTacaagaaatttcatttatttttttttatgataattGGAGGTATTAAAACTCAAATCAACAtgaattttctctattttttaataaaagttttgaaaaactaatGTAAGCAATGCATTTAATTCAAACTAGCCCATTCATTATTAAGGATTAAGAGAAGTGAATGAGAGTGGAAAGTTGACGAGAGATTACAGAAAAAGGCATTTGAATGCTACATCAACTTACTTGTGAAAGATAACATCTTTAATCAAAACGGAACGTGACTGCCATTAATTAACACTATGTGCTCACTTTGAACATGAGGCCACACCGCTCTCATTCATTCAACTCACAGTTCTATACCAATTTGTGTTCACAATTCAAGATatcttcaaaacaaacaaagaaaaaaaatatggaaaaaaagtaaatgaagaGTCGGATCATACCTCCAAGTTTTGATCCAAAATGAAGGAGTtatccttctttctcttcaagAACTCTCTGGCTGCAAAGATGAGAAAAGGCTTTAGAACTTTCTGCAATGGCGACGGCTCCACCTCCACGCTCAACCAACACAAAACCAACCAGGATCCCTTCCCTGCCTCGCCCGACATGCCCTGCACACAAAACCAACCAACCTTGGAGGAGATGATTCTTCAGCTGGAGCTGGAGGAGGAGACGGCAAGAAGGACTAAACTCTGCAACTACGATGAGATGCGAGGCAGAATGTCGTGCGTAAACAACTCGGATATCTTACGATCTGCACGGAATGCCTTGAATCAGTACCCTCGGTTTTCCCTCGATGGAAAGGATGCAATGTATCGATCTTCATTTAGGGATGCTGCTGAAAAGGGTGGGAGGAAATCAGTTTGCTGTGAGTATGCTCTCAGAGGGAGAATTCATGAGAACGAGTTCAATTTGACGTTAGAAACAGCCTTGCGGTTGCCATCGACGATAGCTGGAGAGAGTGTCGTGTGGCGCAAACCAGGAGTTGTAGCCAAGTTGATGGGTCTCGAGGCGATGCCGACGCCGGTGAATGCTGAATATGGCGCAGCGAAGTTGAGCTCtattttgaagaaacagagtCTAAGGAAGAGAGCTGGTTATAAGAGGCATGAAAAGGAGAGGAGATTTTGCATGGACTATTCGGGTTCTGATGGCACTATAACTGGCAGGCTAAGCTCTTGCAGTTCAAACAATGGGCGCTATATTGTGAAGCCAATTGCGACAGAATCAGCAGCATGGAAAGCCAGGCATTTTCTATAGGTCTTCACTTTTTTatcttactttcttttt
This sequence is a window from Cucurbita pepo subsp. pepo cultivar mu-cu-16 chromosome LG04, ASM280686v2, whole genome shotgun sequence. Protein-coding genes within it:
- the LOC111793216 gene encoding uncharacterized protein LOC111793216 is translated as MKELSFFLFKNSLAAKMRKGFRTFCNGDGSTSTLNQHKTNQDPFPASPDMPCTQNQPTLEEMILQLELEEETARRTKLCNYDEMRGRMSCVNNSDILRSARNALNQYPRFSLDGKDAMYRSSFRDAAEKGGRKSVCCEYALRGRIHENEFNLTLETALRLPSTIAGESVVWRKPGVVAKLMGLEAMPTPVNAEYGAAKLSSILKKQSLRKRAGYKRHEKERRFCMDYSGSDGTITGRLSSCSSNNGRYIVKPIATESAAWKARHFL